Proteins from one Pseudomonas bijieensis genomic window:
- a CDS encoding sulfite exporter TauE/SafE family protein, whose translation MFYVLLACFGCLSGVTAVLFGFGGGFVVVPLMYRMLTASHGVDDPIGQSAMHIAVATSTCVMVVNGLIATAKHHRAGNLLRRYLWPLAGYIGLGAVVGAVAAIWASGEVIRYGFIVYLGITILDCLFRRGFLTHSDAVAPRPLGRAEVWGGGVVIGAIATFLGVGGSVMTVPLLRRRGLSMSQATSMANPLSLPVAVVGTLTYMAMAGITRDLGPWFVGYLDLQAFAVLTIGSLVGIRFATPWIGRIPDRLHAWVYLGLLVVVMLGISVQ comes from the coding sequence ATGTTCTATGTATTGCTCGCGTGCTTCGGTTGCCTGAGTGGCGTGACGGCGGTGCTGTTCGGTTTCGGTGGTGGCTTCGTCGTGGTGCCCTTGATGTATCGCATGCTTACAGCTAGCCACGGTGTTGACGACCCCATCGGCCAATCGGCGATGCACATTGCTGTGGCCACCTCCACCTGCGTGATGGTGGTCAACGGGCTGATCGCCACCGCAAAGCATCACCGCGCCGGTAACCTCCTTCGCCGCTACCTTTGGCCGTTGGCCGGCTATATCGGCCTGGGCGCAGTCGTTGGAGCCGTGGCAGCGATTTGGGCGAGCGGCGAAGTGATTCGCTATGGTTTCATCGTTTATCTGGGAATCACGATTCTGGACTGCCTGTTCAGACGCGGTTTTCTTACACACTCTGACGCTGTAGCCCCACGTCCATTGGGCAGGGCAGAAGTATGGGGAGGTGGAGTCGTCATCGGCGCCATTGCTACGTTTTTGGGCGTAGGAGGTAGCGTCATGACTGTGCCGTTGCTGCGTCGTCGTGGGCTGAGTATGTCCCAGGCAACATCTATGGCGAACCCATTGAGTTTGCCGGTCGCGGTGGTCGGAACGCTGACTTACATGGCCATGGCGGGGATTACCAGGGATTTGGGGCCCTGGTTTGTCGGGTATCTGGATTTGCAGGCGTTCGCGGTTTTGACGATAGGATCGTTAGTGGGGATTCGCTTTGCTACACCTTGGATCGGGCGCATACCGGACCGACTTCACGCTTGGGTCTATCTCGGGTTGCTAGTGGTCGTGATGCTGGGCATATCGGTGCAGTAA
- a CDS encoding DUF3298 domain-containing protein, which translates to MFKGLLLLASSATCLLALCSTASAEGSSRVFTGTLGKMPIVLGLNTAQEDEVIGRYFYEKYHRDLGLSGSLQEKTLTLVEGGTRYDDGQSLPTLTLQKTANGWQGEWKSLKGKVLPVQLTEARLPAPGADLPPVIAELQKSDPYEYLRLQGLKLKPGKKESFMGHDLQWWTEPQSGISMFSVESGYSKDELQRVNRQLLGRLWTEVISYYGCLLQGADNAEFDQGVAPKYLSPDVISLNISTSYYCGGVHPDFGNSPLTLDAHTGHTLSLEDVLWVGTDKPPLHAGHDDAGDAPLTDEESRARYTYQREVFAPWLIRQFTTLYPDEMLKPTDEDSCDYTDEGVWGYSNWYFTEKGLYLGPFFARAQRVCDDPGWSVLPYAVVKQHPGAVKLQLPQDE; encoded by the coding sequence ATGTTCAAAGGACTGTTACTCCTCGCATCCAGCGCCACGTGCCTGCTCGCGCTCTGTTCGACAGCCAGTGCCGAAGGAAGCAGCCGCGTCTTTACCGGAACCTTGGGCAAGATGCCGATTGTGCTGGGACTCAACACCGCTCAAGAGGACGAAGTCATCGGTCGCTATTTCTATGAGAAATACCATCGTGACTTGGGGTTGAGCGGTTCGCTGCAAGAAAAGACCCTGACGCTGGTCGAGGGCGGTACCCGTTACGACGACGGCCAATCGCTGCCAACTCTGACGCTGCAAAAAACGGCCAACGGCTGGCAGGGTGAATGGAAAAGTCTCAAGGGCAAAGTTCTGCCCGTGCAGTTGACCGAAGCCAGGCTCCCGGCACCTGGGGCCGATCTTCCCCCCGTTATCGCCGAGCTGCAAAAAAGTGACCCTTATGAGTATCTCCGTCTGCAAGGTTTGAAACTCAAACCGGGCAAGAAAGAATCTTTCATGGGCCATGACTTGCAATGGTGGACGGAGCCACAATCCGGTATTTCCATGTTCAGCGTCGAGTCCGGCTACTCGAAAGATGAGCTGCAGCGGGTCAATCGGCAATTGTTGGGGCGCCTCTGGACCGAAGTCATCAGCTACTACGGTTGTTTGTTGCAGGGGGCCGATAATGCCGAGTTCGACCAAGGCGTCGCGCCCAAATACCTATCGCCCGATGTGATCAGCCTGAACATTTCCACCAGCTATTACTGCGGCGGCGTCCACCCGGATTTTGGCAATTCGCCGCTCACGCTCGACGCGCACACCGGCCACACTCTGTCGCTGGAAGACGTGCTCTGGGTTGGCACAGACAAGCCACCGCTGCACGCCGGCCACGACGACGCGGGTGATGCCCCTTTGACCGATGAAGAGAGCAGGGCGCGATACACTTACCAACGCGAAGTATTCGCGCCATGGCTGATCAGGCAATTCACCACGCTGTACCCCGACGAGATGCTGAAACCAACGGATGAGGACAGCTGCGACTACACCGATGAGGGCGTCTGGGGCTATTCCAATTGGTACTTCACCGAAAAAGGTTTGTACCTGGGACCGTTCTTCGCCCGCGCGCAACGCGTCTGTGATGACCCTGGCTGGTCGGTGCTGCCGTATGCTGTCGTAAAGCAACACCCCGGTGCGGTCAAACTTCAATTGCCCCAGGACGAGTGA
- a CDS encoding ribonucleotide-diphosphate reductase subunit beta codes for MLSWDEFDKEDGEVAVKGANAGHASEANMDRLDSAGGAAALEARAVTASDSAAIIRAKAALDKLDVAEGLAELEGASARVAVDEKRMINCRADLNQLVPFKYDWAWQKYLDGCANHWMPQEVNMTADIALWKNPEGLTDDERRIVMRNLGFFSTADSLVANNLVLAVYRLITNPECRQYILRQAFEEAIHTHAYQYCIESLAMDEGEIFNMYHEIPSVAKKAAWGLKYTRSISDPKFETGTPETDKELLRNLIAYYCVLEGIFFYCGFTQILSMGRRNKMTGVAEQFQYILRDESMHLNFGIDVINQIKIENPHLWDAEMKEEATQMILQGTQLEIEYARDTMPRGVLGMNAAMMEDYLKFIANRRLSQIGLKEEYPGTTNPFPWMSEIMDLKKEKNFFETRVIEYQTGGALSWD; via the coding sequence ATGCTGAGCTGGGACGAATTCGACAAAGAAGACGGCGAAGTCGCTGTCAAAGGCGCCAACGCCGGCCACGCTTCTGAAGCCAACATGGACCGCCTCGACAGTGCCGGCGGTGCCGCCGCCCTCGAAGCCCGGGCCGTGACGGCCAGCGACTCGGCCGCGATCATTCGCGCCAAGGCCGCCCTCGACAAACTCGACGTCGCCGAAGGCCTCGCCGAACTCGAAGGCGCCTCCGCCCGTGTCGCCGTCGATGAAAAACGCATGATCAACTGCCGCGCCGACCTCAACCAGCTCGTGCCGTTCAAATACGACTGGGCCTGGCAGAAGTACCTGGACGGCTGCGCAAACCACTGGATGCCGCAAGAAGTCAACATGACCGCCGACATCGCCCTCTGGAAAAACCCGGAAGGCCTGACCGACGACGAGCGCCGCATCGTGATGCGCAACCTGGGCTTCTTCTCCACCGCCGACTCCCTGGTTGCCAACAACCTGGTCCTGGCCGTGTACCGCCTGATCACCAACCCCGAATGCCGCCAGTACATCCTGCGCCAGGCTTTCGAAGAGGCGATCCACACCCACGCCTACCAGTACTGCATCGAATCGCTGGCCATGGATGAAGGCGAAATCTTCAACATGTACCACGAGATCCCATCGGTCGCGAAAAAAGCCGCCTGGGGCCTGAAATACACCCGTTCGATCTCCGATCCGAAGTTCGAAACCGGCACCCCGGAAACCGACAAAGAACTGCTGCGCAACCTGATCGCCTACTACTGCGTCCTGGAAGGCATCTTCTTCTACTGCGGCTTCACCCAGATCCTCTCCATGGGCCGCCGCAACAAGATGACCGGCGTCGCCGAGCAGTTCCAATACATCCTGCGCGACGAATCCATGCACCTGAACTTCGGCATCGACGTGATCAACCAGATCAAAATCGAAAACCCACACCTGTGGGATGCCGAGATGAAGGAAGAAGCGACCCAGATGATCCTGCAAGGGACCCAGCTGGAGATCGAATACGCCCGTGACACCATGCCTCGCGGCGTGCTGGGCATGAACGCGGCGATGATGGAAGACTATCTGAAGTTCATCGCTAACCGTCGCCTGTCGCAGATTGGTCTGAAGGAAGAGTACCCAGGGACGACTAACCCGTTCCCTTGGATGAGCGAGATCATGGACTTGAAGAAAGAGAAGAACTTCTTTGAGACTCGGGTGATTGAGTATCAGACGGGTGGGGCTTTGAGCTGGGATTGA
- a CDS encoding DUF2790 domain-containing protein produces MKALWVLVLGSLCATAMADEAPTDVAQQKPAIEEYTYSTHLDIAKVISMSEIPNVCEVVPAKMEYDDSKGQRHILRYSVMGNGCSNG; encoded by the coding sequence ATGAAAGCTTTATGGGTTCTGGTCCTCGGCAGCCTTTGCGCCACCGCGATGGCAGACGAGGCCCCGACCGACGTCGCACAGCAAAAACCGGCCATTGAGGAGTACACCTACTCCACCCACCTGGACATCGCCAAAGTCATCTCCATGAGCGAAATCCCCAATGTCTGCGAAGTGGTCCCGGCGAAAATGGAATACGACGACTCCAAGGGCCAGCGCCACATCCTGCGCTACAGCGTCATGGGCAACGGTTGCTCCAACGGCTGA
- the acs gene encoding acetate--CoA ligase, translating into MSAASVYPVRPEVAANTLTDEATYKAMYQQSVVNPDGFWREQAKRLDWIKPFTTVKQTSFDDHHVDIKWFADGTLNVSYNCLDRHLVERGDQVAIIWEGDDPSESRNITYRELHEEVCKFANALRGQDVHRGDVVTIYMPMIPEAVVAMLACARIGAIHSVVFGGFSPEALAGRIIDCKSKVVITADEGIRAGKKIPLKANVDDALTNPETSSIQKVIVCKRTAGNIKWNQHRDIWYEDLMKVAGTVCAPKEMGAEEALFILYTSGSTGKPKGVQHTTAGYLLYAALTHERVFDYKPGEVYWCTADVGWVTGHSYIVYGPLANGATTLLFEGVPNYPDITRVAKVVDKHKVSILYTAPTAIRAMMASGTAAVEGADGSSLRLLGSVGEPINPEAWDWYYKNVGKERCPIVDTWWQTETGGVLISPLPGATALKPGSATRPFFGVVPALVDNLGNLIEGPAEGNLVILDSWPGQARTLYGDHDRFVDTYFKTFSGMYFTGDGARRDEDGYYWITGRVDDVLNVSGHRMGTAEIESAMVAHPKVAEAAVVGVPHDIKGQGIYVYVTLNAGEETSEALRLELKNWVRKEIGPIASPDVIQWAPGLPKTRSGKIMRRILRKIATAEYDGLGDISTLADPGVVAHLIETHKTMNVA; encoded by the coding sequence ATGAGTGCGGCTTCTGTGTATCCCGTTCGCCCCGAGGTTGCGGCTAATACGCTGACTGACGAGGCGACCTACAAGGCTATGTACCAGCAGTCGGTCGTCAACCCGGACGGCTTCTGGCGTGAGCAGGCCAAGCGCCTCGATTGGATCAAGCCTTTCACCACGGTGAAGCAGACGTCCTTCGATGATCACCATGTCGACATCAAGTGGTTCGCCGACGGCACCTTGAACGTTTCCTACAACTGCCTCGACCGTCATCTGGTCGAGCGCGGTGATCAGGTTGCGATTATCTGGGAGGGCGATGACCCGTCCGAGAGCCGCAACATTACCTATCGCGAGCTGCATGAAGAAGTCTGCAAGTTCGCCAACGCTTTGCGTGGCCAGGACGTGCATCGCGGCGACGTGGTGACGATCTACATGCCGATGATCCCTGAAGCCGTGGTCGCCATGCTGGCCTGTGCCCGGATTGGTGCGATCCACTCGGTGGTGTTCGGCGGTTTCTCGCCTGAAGCGCTGGCCGGCCGGATCATCGACTGCAAATCCAAAGTAGTCATCACTGCCGACGAAGGTATTCGCGCCGGCAAGAAGATTCCACTCAAGGCCAACGTCGATGACGCATTGACCAACCCGGAAACCAGCAGCATCCAGAAAGTCATTGTGTGCAAGCGCACCGCTGGCAACATCAAGTGGAACCAGCACCGCGACATCTGGTACGAAGACCTGATGAAAGTGGCCGGCACCGTTTGCGCGCCGAAGGAAATGGGCGCTGAAGAAGCGCTGTTCATCCTCTACACCTCCGGTTCCACCGGCAAGCCCAAGGGGGTGCAGCACACCACGGCCGGCTATTTGCTGTACGCGGCGCTGACCCATGAGCGAGTGTTCGACTACAAGCCGGGCGAAGTCTACTGGTGCACCGCCGACGTCGGTTGGGTCACCGGCCACAGCTATATCGTCTACGGCCCGCTGGCCAATGGCGCGACCACGCTGCTGTTCGAAGGCGTGCCGAACTACCCGGATATCACTCGGGTGGCCAAGGTCGTCGACAAGCATAAGGTCAGCATCCTCTACACCGCGCCGACCGCCATCCGCGCGATGATGGCCTCGGGCACCGCCGCTGTCGAAGGCGCCGATGGCAGCAGCCTGCGCCTGTTGGGCTCAGTGGGCGAGCCGATCAATCCGGAAGCCTGGGACTGGTACTACAAGAATGTCGGCAAGGAACGTTGCCCGATCGTCGACACCTGGTGGCAGACCGAAACCGGTGGCGTGCTGATCAGCCCACTGCCGGGCGCCACGGCGTTGAAACCAGGCTCGGCCACGCGTCCGTTCTTCGGTGTGGTGCCGGCGCTGGTGGACAACCTCGGCAACCTGATCGAAGGCCCGGCCGAAGGCAACCTGGTCATCCTCGATTCGTGGCCAGGCCAGGCACGTACGCTGTACGGCGACCACGACCGTTTTGTCGACACCTACTTCAAGACCTTCAGCGGCATGTACTTTACCGGTGACGGTGCGCGTCGTGACGAGGATGGCTACTACTGGATCACCGGGCGGGTGGATGACGTGCTCAACGTGTCCGGCCACCGCATGGGGACGGCCGAGATCGAGAGCGCCATGGTCGCCCACCCGAAAGTCGCCGAAGCGGCGGTGGTGGGTGTGCCGCACGACATCAAGGGGCAGGGGATCTATGTCTACGTGACCCTCAATGCTGGCGAGGAAACCAGCGAAGCCCTGCGCCTGGAGCTGAAGAACTGGGTGCGCAAGGAGATCGGTCCGATTGCTTCGCCGGACGTTATCCAGTGGGCCCCGGGGCTGCCGAAAACCCGCTCCGGCAAGATCATGCGCCGCATCCTGCGCAAGATCGCCACGGCGGAATACGATGGGTTGGGTGATATTTCCACCCTGGCCGATCCGGGCGTGGTGGCGCATCTGATCGAGACGCACAAGACCATGAACGTGGCCTGA
- a CDS encoding ABC transporter substrate-binding protein has product MKKLVLLGALALSVLSLPTFADEKPLKIGIEAAYPPFASKAPDGSIVGFDYDIGNALCEEMKVKCVWVEQEFDGLIPALKVRKIDAILSSMSITEDRKKSVDFTNKYYNTPARLVMKAGTQVGDNLAELKGKNIGVQRGSIHERFAREVLAPLGAEIKPYGSQNEIYLDVAAGRLDGTVADATLLDDGFLKTDAGKGFAFVGPAFTDEKYFGDGIGIAVRKGDALKDKINGAITAIRENGKYKQIQDKYFAFDIYGK; this is encoded by the coding sequence ATGAAGAAACTTGTGCTGCTTGGCGCCCTGGCACTGTCCGTGCTGTCCCTGCCTACCTTCGCTGATGAGAAGCCCCTGAAGATTGGTATCGAAGCGGCTTACCCTCCGTTCGCCTCGAAAGCTCCGGATGGCAGTATCGTCGGTTTCGACTACGACATCGGCAACGCGCTGTGCGAAGAGATGAAGGTCAAGTGCGTGTGGGTCGAGCAAGAGTTCGACGGTCTGATCCCGGCGCTCAAGGTGCGCAAGATCGATGCGATCCTGTCGTCCATGTCGATTACTGAAGACCGCAAGAAGTCCGTTGATTTCACCAACAAGTACTACAACACCCCGGCCCGTCTGGTGATGAAGGCTGGCACCCAGGTCGGCGACAACCTGGCCGAGCTCAAGGGCAAGAACATTGGCGTACAGCGCGGTTCGATCCACGAGCGTTTCGCCCGTGAAGTCCTGGCCCCGCTGGGTGCCGAGATCAAGCCGTACGGTTCGCAGAACGAGATCTACCTGGACGTGGCTGCCGGCCGTCTCGACGGTACCGTGGCAGACGCCACGCTGTTGGATGACGGTTTCCTGAAAACCGACGCCGGCAAAGGCTTTGCGTTCGTCGGCCCGGCCTTCACCGATGAGAAATACTTCGGCGACGGTATTGGAATCGCGGTTCGCAAGGGCGATGCGCTGAAAGACAAGATCAATGGCGCGATCACCGCCATCCGCGAGAACGGCAAATACAAGCAAATCCAAGACAAGTACTTCGCTTTCGACATCTACGGCAAGTAA
- a CDS encoding ABC transporter permease: MLKGYGAVILDGAWLTLQLALSSMALAIVLGLIGVALRLSPVRWLAWLGDLYATVIRGIPDLVLILLIFYGGQDLLNRLAPMLGYDDYIDLNPLAAGIGTLGFIFGAYLSETFRGAFMAIPKGQAEAGMAYGMNGFQVFFRVLVPQMIRLAIPGFTNNWLVLTKATALISVVGLQDMMFKAKQAADATREPFTFFLAVAAMYLVITSVSLLALRHLEKRYSVGVRAADL; encoded by the coding sequence ATGTTGAAAGGCTACGGGGCTGTCATCCTCGATGGCGCATGGTTGACGCTTCAGCTCGCCTTGTCGTCCATGGCCCTGGCCATCGTCCTGGGGCTGATCGGGGTCGCATTGCGCCTCTCGCCGGTGCGTTGGCTGGCGTGGCTGGGCGACCTGTATGCCACGGTCATTCGCGGTATTCCGGACCTGGTGCTGATCCTGCTGATTTTCTACGGTGGTCAGGACTTGCTCAATCGCTTGGCGCCGATGCTCGGCTATGACGACTACATCGACCTGAACCCGCTGGCGGCCGGTATCGGCACCCTGGGCTTCATCTTCGGTGCCTATTTGTCGGAAACCTTTCGCGGTGCATTCATGGCGATCCCCAAGGGCCAGGCCGAGGCGGGCATGGCGTACGGCATGAACGGGTTCCAGGTGTTCTTCCGGGTGCTGGTGCCGCAGATGATTCGCCTGGCGATCCCGGGCTTCACCAACAACTGGTTGGTATTGACCAAGGCCACCGCGCTGATTTCCGTGGTGGGCCTGCAAGACATGATGTTCAAGGCCAAGCAGGCGGCGGATGCCACTCGCGAGCCTTTCACCTTCTTCCTCGCAGTGGCGGCGATGTACCTGGTGATTACCAGTGTCTCGTTGCTGGCATTGCGTCACCTCGAGAAGCGCTACTCGGTAGGCGTAAGGGCGGCTGATCTATGA
- a CDS encoding ABC transporter permease, whose translation MIFDYNVIYEALPLYFSGLLTTLKLLALSLFFGLLAALPLGLMRVSKQPLVNMTAWLYTYVIRGTPMLVQLFLIYYGLAQFAIVRESFLWPWLSSATFCACLAFAINTSAYTAEIIAGSLRATPNGEIEAAKAMGMSRYKLYRRILLPSALRRALPQYSNEVIMMLQTTSLASIVTLIDITGAARTVNAQYYLPFEAYITAGVFYLCLTFILVRLFKLAERRWLGYLAPRKH comes from the coding sequence ATGATCTTCGACTACAACGTCATCTACGAAGCCTTGCCGCTGTACTTCAGTGGCCTGCTGACCACCTTGAAGCTGCTGGCGCTGTCGCTGTTCTTCGGCTTGCTGGCGGCGCTGCCCCTGGGGCTGATGCGCGTCTCGAAGCAGCCGCTCGTCAACATGACGGCGTGGCTCTACACCTACGTGATTCGCGGCACGCCGATGCTGGTGCAGCTGTTCCTGATCTATTACGGGTTGGCGCAGTTCGCGATCGTGCGTGAAAGCTTCCTCTGGCCGTGGCTGTCCAGCGCGACCTTCTGTGCATGCCTGGCGTTCGCTATCAACACCAGTGCCTACACCGCCGAAATCATCGCCGGCAGCCTGCGGGCCACGCCTAACGGTGAGATCGAAGCGGCCAAGGCCATGGGCATGTCGCGCTATAAGTTGTATCGCCGGATCCTGCTGCCATCGGCCTTGCGCCGGGCGCTGCCGCAATACAGCAACGAAGTGATCATGATGTTGCAGACCACCAGCCTGGCGTCCATCGTGACCCTGATCGACATCACCGGTGCCGCGCGCACGGTGAATGCGCAGTACTACTTGCCGTTCGAGGCTTACATCACGGCCGGCGTTTTCTACCTGTGCCTGACCTTCATCCTGGTGCGCCTGTTCAAACTGGCCGAACGCCGCTGGCTGGGTTACCTGGCCCCGCGCAAGCACTGA
- a CDS encoding ABC transporter ATP-binding protein: MYKLEVQDLHKRYGSHEVLKGVSLKAAAGDVISIIGSSGSGKSTFLRCINLLEQPHAGKILLNNEELKLVAGKDGALKAADAKQLQRMRSRLSMVFQHFNLWSHMTALENIMEAPVHVLGVAKAEAREKAEYYLNKVGVAHRKDAYPGHMSGGEQQRVAIARALAVEPEVMLFDEPTSALDPELVGDVLKVMQALALEGRTMVVVTHEMGFAREVSNQLVFLHKGLVEESGNPREVLVNPQSERLQQFLSGSLK; encoded by the coding sequence ATGTACAAGCTTGAAGTCCAAGACCTGCATAAACGCTATGGCAGTCACGAAGTGCTCAAGGGCGTGTCCCTGAAAGCCGCCGCCGGCGATGTGATCAGCATCATCGGTTCCAGTGGTTCCGGCAAAAGTACCTTCCTGCGCTGTATCAACCTGCTTGAGCAACCCCACGCCGGCAAGATTCTGCTCAACAACGAAGAGCTGAAGCTGGTGGCCGGCAAGGACGGCGCCTTGAAGGCTGCGGACGCCAAGCAGTTGCAGCGCATGCGTTCGCGACTATCGATGGTGTTCCAGCATTTCAACCTGTGGTCCCACATGACCGCGCTGGAAAACATCATGGAAGCGCCGGTGCATGTGTTGGGCGTGGCCAAGGCCGAGGCTCGCGAAAAAGCTGAGTATTACCTGAACAAGGTTGGCGTGGCGCATCGCAAGGACGCTTACCCGGGCCATATGTCCGGCGGCGAACAGCAGCGCGTGGCGATTGCCCGTGCGCTGGCGGTGGAGCCAGAGGTGATGCTGTTCGATGAGCCGACCTCGGCCCTCGACCCGGAACTGGTGGGCGACGTGCTCAAAGTGATGCAGGCCCTGGCCCTGGAAGGCCGGACCATGGTGGTGGTGACCCACGAAATGGGTTTTGCCCGTGAAGTGTCGAACCAGTTGGTATTCCTGCACAAAGGTCTCGTCGAAGAAAGCGGCAACCCGCGCGAAGTGCTGGTCAATCCGCAATCGGAGCGCTTGCAACAATTTCTTTCGGGCAGCCTCAAGTAA
- a CDS encoding GlxA family transcriptional regulator produces MTAHRIGFLIWPSTKALTLALAEEALRVAQRVHPDVVYELSFLQAEPPVDGAWQLPGEPWAGKLEGFQKLFLLADEPPTALASPLSSALKQLVRAGCVIGGLSAGVYPLAQLGLLDGYRAAVHWRWQDDFSERFPKVIATSHLFDWDRDRLSACGGMSVLDLLLAVLARDHGAELAGAVSEELVVERIREGGERQRIPLQNRLGSSHPKLTQAVLLMEANIEEPLTTDEIAQHVCVSRRQLERIFKQYLNRVPSQYYLELRLNKARQMLMQTSKSIIQIGLSCGFSSGPHFSSAYRNFFGATPREDRNQRRSSSPFELSSVPSERG; encoded by the coding sequence ATGACTGCCCATCGAATAGGTTTCCTGATTTGGCCCAGCACTAAAGCCTTGACGCTGGCGCTGGCCGAGGAGGCCTTGCGTGTCGCGCAGCGGGTGCATCCGGACGTGGTCTACGAATTGTCGTTCTTGCAGGCCGAGCCGCCGGTCGACGGCGCCTGGCAACTGCCGGGCGAGCCCTGGGCCGGCAAGCTCGAGGGTTTCCAGAAGCTGTTCCTGCTGGCCGATGAGCCGCCGACCGCGCTGGCCTCGCCCCTGAGCAGTGCCCTCAAGCAACTGGTGCGCGCCGGTTGTGTGATCGGTGGTTTGTCCGCGGGTGTCTATCCCTTGGCTCAGTTGGGTTTGCTCGACGGTTACCGTGCCGCCGTGCACTGGCGCTGGCAGGATGACTTCTCCGAGCGCTTCCCCAAGGTCATTGCCACCAGTCATCTGTTCGACTGGGACCGCGATCGTCTGAGCGCTTGCGGCGGCATGTCGGTGCTGGACCTGTTGCTGGCGGTGTTGGCTCGCGATCATGGCGCGGAACTGGCCGGCGCGGTGTCCGAAGAGTTGGTGGTCGAGCGCATCCGCGAGGGCGGCGAGCGCCAGCGCATCCCGCTGCAGAATCGTCTCGGCTCCAGCCATCCGAAGCTCACCCAGGCCGTGTTGCTGATGGAAGCCAACATCGAAGAGCCGCTGACCACCGACGAAATCGCCCAGCATGTGTGCGTGTCCCGTCGACAACTGGAGCGGATCTTCAAGCAATACCTCAACCGCGTGCCAAGCCAGTACTACCTGGAGCTGCGCCTGAACAAGGCCCGGCAGATGCTGATGCAGACCAGCAAGTCCATCATCCAGATCGGCCTGTCCTGCGGGTTCTCTTCAGGGCCGCATTTCTCCAGCGCCTACCGCAACTTCTTCGGCGCCACGCCCCGGGAAGATCGGAACCAGCGGCGCAGCAGCAGCCCGTTCGAACTGTCGTCGGTGCCGTCCGAGCGGGGCTAG
- a CDS encoding aspartate aminotransferase family protein: MSVEQAAVQRADFDQVMVPNYAPAAFIPVRGAGSRVWDQSGRELIDFAGGIAVNVLGHAHPALVGALTEQANKLWHVSNVFTNEPALRLAHKLVDATFAERAFFCNSGAEANEAAFKLARRVAFDRFGSEKYEIIAALNSFHGRTLFTVNVGGQSKYSDGFGPKITGITHVPYNDLAALKAAVSDKTCAVVLEPIQGEGGVLPAELAYLQGARDLCDAHDALLVFDEVQTGMGRTGELFAYMHYGVIPDILTSAKSLGGGFPIAAMLTTEALAKHLVVGTHGTTYGGNPLACAVAEAVIDVVNTPEVLAGVKAKHDKFKTRLEQIGAKYGLFTQVRGLGLLIGCVLNDAWKGKAKDIFNAAEQEGLMILQAGPDVIRFAPSLVVEDADIDAGLDRFERAAAKLTQA; the protein is encoded by the coding sequence ATGTCCGTTGAGCAAGCCGCGGTACAACGCGCCGATTTTGACCAGGTTATGGTTCCCAACTATGCACCTGCTGCCTTCATACCTGTGCGTGGTGCCGGTTCCCGCGTATGGGATCAGTCCGGTCGCGAGTTGATCGACTTTGCTGGCGGTATCGCAGTCAACGTACTGGGCCATGCCCACCCGGCACTGGTCGGCGCACTGACCGAACAGGCCAACAAGTTGTGGCACGTGTCCAATGTCTTCACCAATGAGCCGGCCCTGCGCCTGGCCCATAAACTGGTCGACGCAACCTTTGCCGAGCGCGCGTTCTTCTGTAACTCCGGCGCCGAAGCCAACGAGGCCGCCTTCAAGCTGGCCCGTCGTGTCGCGTTCGATCGTTTCGGCAGCGAGAAGTACGAAATCATCGCCGCGCTCAACAGCTTCCACGGTCGGACCCTGTTTACCGTCAACGTCGGCGGACAGTCGAAGTACTCCGACGGTTTCGGGCCTAAAATTACTGGCATCACCCACGTTCCTTACAACGACCTGGCCGCTTTGAAAGCGGCTGTTTCGGACAAGACCTGCGCCGTGGTGCTGGAACCGATCCAGGGCGAGGGCGGTGTGCTGCCGGCTGAACTGGCTTATCTGCAAGGTGCTCGTGACCTGTGCGATGCGCACGACGCGCTGCTGGTCTTCGACGAAGTGCAGACCGGCATGGGCCGCACTGGCGAGCTGTTCGCCTACATGCACTACGGCGTGATCCCGGACATCCTCACCAGTGCCAAGAGCCTGGGCGGTGGTTTCCCGATCGCGGCGATGCTCACCACCGAAGCACTGGCCAAGCACTTGGTCGTCGGCACTCACGGCACGACGTATGGCGGCAACCCGCTGGCCTGCGCGGTAGCCGAAGCGGTGATCGATGTGGTCAATACCCCTGAAGTGCTCGCCGGCGTCAAGGCCAAGCACGACAAGTTCAAGACGCGTCTGGAGCAGATCGGTGCGAAATATGGCCTGTTCACCCAAGTGCGCGGCCTGGGCCTGTTGATCGGCTGCGTGCTGAACGATGCCTGGAAGGGCAAGGCCAAGGACATTTTCAACGCTGCCGAACAGGAAGGCCTGATGATCCTGCAAGCCGGCCCGGACGTGATTCGCTTCGCCCCGAGCCTGGTGGTGGAAGACGCCGACATCGATGCCGGCCTGGACCGTTTCGAGCGGGCCGCGGCGAAGCTGACGCAAGCCTGA